The genomic region CCTCCGAGACTGAAGATCAACGCAATTCCAAACCCGAGATAGATCCCGGCTAGAGCCGACAGGATAAAATACCCGCCCGGCGCTTGTTCTAAAAACGCCCACTTCTTGGCTGCCACCCCCGCGATTCGCTCGTGATCCGCTATATGCATCTGACTCTCCTTTCGGTGGTCATGATGTCCGCACAGCTCAAAAAAAACGTCCTCATCCCGTACTCGGGAAGAGGACGTCGTTGTCCTGCTCGGCGAGGTTGAGACGACCTCGCCCGGTGCTCTGTGCCGACTTCAGCGTCAGCAGGAATTAAAAAAGGCGTCCGCCACTCTTGAAAGAATGACGGACGCCTTTGTCCGTATACCGTATGTGGTGCAGGTTCGATGTCGGGCGTCGTTGCCCACTCTCACCCGCGCAGTGCATGTATACCACCACCTCCAGGATTCGTCAAGTTCCCTCGACGGGGAGGCTGCAGGCTACACGTCGTAATACAGGAAAAATTCGTACGGATGCGGCCGCAACCGCATCGTATCAACTTCCTTGGTCCGCTTATATCCGATCCACGACTCGATGAGATCCTCGCTGAACACCCCGCCCTTGAGGAGGAACTGATGGTCCTTCTCCAGGTGGTTGAGCGCCTCGTCCAGGCTGCCCGGCATGGTACGGATCTTGGCGGCTTCCTTGGCTTCGAGATCGTACAGGTCCTTTTCTGCCGGCTCTCCAGGATTGATCTTGTTCTCGATCCCGTCGAGGCCGGCCATCAACATCGCGGAAAACGCCAGATAAGGATTGGCCGCCGGATCCGGGAAGCGCACTTCGATCCGCTTCGCCTTCGGGCTCGGGGAGTACATGGGGATGCGGATACCGGCCGACCGGTTCCGGCTCGAATAGGCCAACAAGACCGGCGCTTCAAAACCCGGCGTCAACCGCTTATAGGAGTTGGTTGACGGATTGGTGAAGGCGGCCAGCGCGGGCGCATGCTTCAAAATTCCACCGATGTAGTGCAGACACATCTGAGAGACCCCGGCATACTCCTTCCCGGCAAACAGCGGCTTGCCGTCCTTCCAGATGCTCTGGTGGGTGTGCATGCCCGATCCGTTGTCGCCGAAAATCGGCTTCGGCATGAAAGTCACCGTCTTCCCGTGCCGACGCGCGACGTTCTTAACGATGTACTTAAACATCATCATTTTGTCCGCCGTCCGTAACAGGCTGTCGAAGCGAATGTCGATTTCCGCCTGGCCAGCCGTCGCCACTTCGTGGTGATGCTTCTCCGTTGCAATGCCGGCCTTTTCCATTTCCAAGATCATTTCCGTGCGGATGTCCTGCTGCGTATCCGTCGGCGGGACAGGAAAATAGCCTTCCTTGTGGCGGATCTTGCCGCCCAGGTTGACGCCGTCCTGGCCCATGTTCCAGACGCCCTCGTCGGAATCGATGTAGTAGTAGGCGCTGTGATTCGTCTGGTCGTAGCGGGCATGGTCGAAAATGAAGAACTCGGCTTCCGGCCCCCAGTAGGAGGTGTCGCCGATCTTGGTGCTCTGGAGATACTTTTCCGCCTTCTGGGCGATGAACCGCGGATCGCGGTCATACATTTCACGCGTGATCGGATCGACTACATTCCCGATCAGGCTCAATGTGGGCACGGAGCAAAAGGGATCCATGCAGGCGGTTGTCGGGTCCGGCACGAGCAGCATGTCGCTGTTGTTGATCGCTCTCCAACCACGAATCGACGAACCATCGAGCCCGGAGCCATCCTTGAACAGGCCCTCGGTCAGCTCACTGACAGGAATCGTAAAATGCTGCCAGGTGCCGATCAGGTCCACGAACTTCATGTCCACGACCTGGACCTTATTCTTCTTTGCAAAATCTAACACCTCACGAACGTTCATCCCCTCCTCCTTTCAACCGCCGATAAAAGAACTCCCCGCACCTTGTTGTTTACGCCGCATGAGCTCCGAGAAACAGCTCAATCTCATTAAGGATCGACGCCCGGATGGTTTCCAGACGGC from Nitrospira sp. CR1.1 harbors:
- the glnA gene encoding type I glutamate--ammonia ligase, whose protein sequence is MNVREVLDFAKKNKVQVVDMKFVDLIGTWQHFTIPVSELTEGLFKDGSGLDGSSIRGWRAINNSDMLLVPDPTTACMDPFCSVPTLSLIGNVVDPITREMYDRDPRFIAQKAEKYLQSTKIGDTSYWGPEAEFFIFDHARYDQTNHSAYYYIDSDEGVWNMGQDGVNLGGKIRHKEGYFPVPPTDTQQDIRTEMILEMEKAGIATEKHHHEVATAGQAEIDIRFDSLLRTADKMMMFKYIVKNVARRHGKTVTFMPKPIFGDNGSGMHTHQSIWKDGKPLFAGKEYAGVSQMCLHYIGGILKHAPALAAFTNPSTNSYKRLTPGFEAPVLLAYSSRNRSAGIRIPMYSPSPKAKRIEVRFPDPAANPYLAFSAMLMAGLDGIENKINPGEPAEKDLYDLEAKEAAKIRTMPGSLDEALNHLEKDHQFLLKGGVFSEDLIESWIGYKRTKEVDTMRLRPHPYEFFLYYDV